The nucleotide sequence GGTGATGCCCGAGCACGATCTCCGCCGGCACCGGGTTCGCCTGTCCCGAGGCCGGCAGCCCGATTTCAATGTCCCCTTCGGCGAAGTAGTCCGGCAGGCTCTTGAGCCCCGCGCGGATCTTGAACTTGCCGTGCTTCGCACGCGCGCAGAAATCGACCTGCGAGAAGGTCTCGTACGTGTCCAGCGTCGCGTTCCCGCTGGAGTAGGACATGTCCTCGAAATCGATCAGTGTCGCGTCGGCCGACCAGACGATGTCGTCCTGATCGATCTTCCGATCCGCGACCATGCGGAGCGTGGCGCGGCCACAGGTGTACGGGCGCACCTGGTACGACCTCTGCAACATCCCGAACGCCTCGAACTTCGGAATGGCCGTCGGTTCAGGCGGCGTCTCTGTCTTCTCAAAGAGACCGCACGCCGATAGCAGCGTCAACACTGGCGCCAGCCACAGGCCGCTCCTACTGCTTCGAAGGTGCATCGTCGGTCCCCTCCCGGGAGCTACCGCTGCGGCACTGTGGCCGCCAGACCGGCGCCATACTATCAGTGCGGGTGCTGGACGCCGATCTGGCGGCACATGGAGAGCACGGGGCACGTGGAGCACTTGGGCCGCGTCCCCGTGCAGACGTGCTTGCCGAACGGCACGAGTAACCGGTTGAGCTCCACCCAGTAGGCCCGGGGGAGCCGGGCCTCCAGCGCGGCCAGGGTCTGCTCGGGCGTACGGGCTTGTACATAGCCCCACCGGTTCGTGACGCGGTGCACGTGGATGTCCACGCTGATGGCCTCGTGGCCGCACGCGATGCCCAGCGCGAGGTGGGCGCACTTGGGGCCCACGCCCTTGAAGGACTGGAGCACTTGGGCATCGCACGGGAGCTTCCCGTGGAACTCCTCCACCGTGCGAACGGCGATGGCGTGGATCTGCCGGGCCTTGGGCTCCGGGAACGTCACCGGGCGGATGAGGGCTTCTATTTCCTCCGGCTTGAGCCGGCTCATGGCCTCCGGGGTACTTGCGCGCCGCAGCAGGGTCAGGGAGGTGGGCAGGCTCACCTCGTCTCTCGTCCGGATGGAGAGGATGCAGGCGACCAGTTGTTCGAACAGCGTCTCATGGCCCTGGGCCGCCAGCGCAAACATCGCCGCGTCCGCGAAGCTTCGGACTGTCTCCCGGATGCGCCTCAGCACCGTGTCGATGTCGAAGGGCTCCTTCTCTGCCTCCACGCTCCCGGTTGAAGCCATGCGACCTCCCTCACCCAATCTAAGGAGTGAGGTGGGAGAGAGGCAACCTGGCACGTTCACTCGTTACCCACGACGGAAGGAGGGCCGCTGCGCTAGGGTGCGGCGGGAGCGTTCCACAGGAGGGGACATCATGAGGGTGACGTTGCTGTGCGCGGTGATGCTGTTCGGGTGCTCGGCCAAGCAGTCAGCGCCGCAGTTCTCGCTGTGCGAGCAGAGCCCCGCGAAGGACTGTGAGGCGACGAAGACCTCGTTCAACACGGACACGCCCGAGTTGCTCGCCGTGGGCCGGTTCCCCACGGTGCCCAAGCCTGGGAGCAAGATCACGACGAAGTGGATCGCGGTGGACGTGGGCAAGGCCGCACCGCCCAATACGCTGATCGATCAGAGCGTGGTCGAGGTGGCCGCGCAGAATGAGCCTCTGTCGAGCGGCTCCTATTACACGGTGCGTGGCACGCTCTCACGGCCCAACAAGGGCTGGCCTCCGGGCAGCTACAAGGCGGAGTGGGCCATGGACGGCCAGCCGCTGGGCACGACCGAGTTCCAGATTCGCTGAG is from Hyalangium minutum and encodes:
- a CDS encoding endonuclease III domain-containing protein, with the translated sequence MASTGSVEAEKEPFDIDTVLRRIRETVRSFADAAMFALAAQGHETLFEQLVACILSIRTRDEVSLPTSLTLLRRASTPEAMSRLKPEEIEALIRPVTFPEPKARQIHAIAVRTVEEFHGKLPCDAQVLQSFKGVGPKCAHLALGIACGHEAISVDIHVHRVTNRWGYVQARTPEQTLAALEARLPRAYWVELNRLLVPFGKHVCTGTRPKCSTCPVLSMCRQIGVQHPH